GCAAGGGTCCGGGCCGCGCCCTGACCGCTTTCGTCGGCAAGCTGGGCCAGAACGGCAATGGATTCGTTGGTGGATTCGCGGGCATCGCCAAGAAGCTGTCCGATCATGTCGCGGAACATGGCTTGCGAGTTCTCGGCTACCCCGCGCATATCGCGGAAATGGTTGAATACCTTTTCCGCTGCCGGAACCATGCGCTCGACAAAGACCTCGGCTGCCTGTTCTTGGTTCCCGGCCTGAAAACGTTCCTTGAGGGTTTTGACAGCTGCGTGAAATTCGTCGTGGGGAATGCGTACGGCCTCCAGCGAGGCGAGCAGCTTGGGATTGTCGGTCTTGAATGTGGCCAGCCACCTGCCGAATGCGCACTGGGTGGGATCCGTGCCGCCGTCGAACCATTTTTCCGCAAGAAGCAGTTCGCCTACGTTGGCTTCCAGCTTGTAGTGATCGCCCCGGAACTGCTGGAGCGTGCCCATGAAGGCGTCGGGGTTCAGGATGCCGGCCCTTTGGATGTCCTTGGAAAGGGTCATGGCGTGGTTGTTTGCCTGTGCACCCTTGGCGATTGCCGTTTCGAACTTGCCGAGAAGCGCATTTTCCGAATCGGACTTGGGCAGGGCCTTGTAGGCGGAAAGCGCTGTCACGTAGCGTTCTCTGGCCCGGGCTATGTTGTCGTACTGGCGTTCGCGTCCTGTTTCGTCCAGATACGAACTCATCAGGGTCCGCATGCCCTGATTCAGAGCACGCAACTGGGTCTCCATGGTGCCGAGGTGCTGGATCGCCGGCATTTTTTCCTCGCTGATCAGCGCGCAATTGTCGGACAGGGTGTTCACGGACATGAGTCCGGTCAGCCCGATGACAAGCGCGATGAGCGCAGTGGCCAGAAAGCCGCCCAGCAGTTTGATGGACAGTTTGATGTTTTTCATGCTTCCCTCCAGACCTCGCAGTTATGATTAGGACACACTCTATTCGCCGAGTCTCGGGCAGGCCATTATTATGCGATTGGTCGGCCTCGGGATGATCCGCACTTTTATGAAGAGATACAGGATGGTTACAGAAAAAAGCCGCCCTCCACAAGAGGGCGGCCCATATATGATCGCACTTTTATAACGGATTAGAAGCGTTCGAACTCCTCGTCTTCCAGATCGATGTTGATTCCGTCGCTGGAAGGCGGGGGCGTGGGCGTGACCTTTTTGGGTTGGGCCAGCGCCTGCTGCCGGGGCCGGGAAACCACGCGGGACTTGGATGGACGCGGGGAGGACTCGGGGAGTGCGCGGCTCTGGTCCCCGTTGCCCGTATGGAAGAAGCCCAGAGTCTGTTGCAGGGTTTCGGACTGGGCCGAGAGTTCCTCGGACGTGGAGGCCATTTCCTCGGAGGCCGAGGCATTCTGCTGAATGATGGTGTCCAGATCCTGAATGGCCTTGTTGATCTGTTCCGCGCCCGCATTCTGTTCCGCGCTCGCAGCCGTGATGTCCTGAACCAGTTCCGCAGTGCGGGTGATGTCCGGCACGAGTCGGGCCAGCATCTGACCGGCCTTGTCCGCCACCTGCACGCTGCTCACGGACATGTCGCTGATTTCGGCCGCAGCCGTGCCCGAGCGTTCGGCCAGCTTGCGCACTTCGGCCGCCACCACAGCGAATCCCTTGCCGTGCTCTCCGGCACGCGCCGCCTCGATGGCCGCGTTCAGGGCGAGCAGGTTGGTCTGGCGCGCGATCTCCTCGATGATGGAAATCTTTTCCGCAATGTTCTTCATGGCATCGACGGTCTGGGCCACGGCGTCTCCGCCATTGCGCGCGTCTTCGGCCGCAGAGGCGGCAAGCTTTTCGGTCTGCTGCGCGTTCTCGGCGTTCTGATTGATGTTGGAGGCCATCTGCTCCATGCTGGCGGAGACTTCCTCGATGCTGGCCGCCTGTTCCGTGGCTCCCTGCGACACCGCCTGGGAAGCGGAGGAGAGTTCCTCGCTGCCTGCGGAAACATTGTCCGTGGCGCTCTGCACTTCGGCCACGACCTGCCGCAGGCGCAGGACCATGTCGTTCAGGGAATCGGCCAGAATCCCGATTTCATCCTTCTGGCGGATTTCCAGTTCCCGGGAAAAATCGCCTTCGGACATGGACTGGGCAAAGCTGACGGCCTTGAAGATCGGGCGGGTGATGGCCCGCGTGAGCAGGAATCCCAGCCCCAGCGCGAGGAACACGCCGATGATCACGCCGCTGATGGTCGCGATCGATGCGGTGCCCGCATTGGCCTCGGCCTTGTCCAGTGTCTGGCGGACCAGAACGTCATTGGCCTGAATCAGGGCGTCGATGCTTTTCAGGGCCTCGGAAGTCCGCGTCGCGGAATCGCCCATGAGCAGGGAGATCATTTCCGTGAACAGGGCCTGCGATTTTGCGGCATGTTCATGAAGTTCCTTGAATTTCGAGAAAATGTTTTCGGTGGCGGGCTGCAATTCCTCGCGAATCAGGGCGTGGGCCATTTCGTCCTGCCCCAGCTCCATGGCTTCCTTGATGTTGCGCACGGCCTGATGGAACCGTTCATGTGGGAAGACGATGGATTGCAGTTCGGCTCTGAGCACGGGGTTCGAGGTCGTGAACGTTTGCAGCCATTTCCCGAAGGGACACGTCTTGGCGTTGGTGCCGCCACTGAATTCCATACCCGTATCCACGAGGTCCAGCGTCTGAGCTTCCAGAGCATAGTGGTCGCGTTCGAACGCGGCGAGGTTGCTCATCATCCTGTAGGGATTCAGAATGCCGGCGCTTTCGATTTCCCGGGAAAGGGCCACGGCCCGGTCATTGGCCGTGATGCCCGCCTTCACGGTCGCCTGAAAGGCGTCGAAGAGCCGGTTTTCCTCTTCGGTTCTGGGAAGCAGCCGATACGCGGCGACCGAGTCGGCATAATGCTGCCGGGCCTGATCAATGGCATGGTACTGTCGTTCGCGGGTGGCTTCGTCCAGGTCCGGACTCATGAGCGTGCGCAGGCTCTGGTTGAGCAGGCGCAATTCGGCCTTGATCACGCCGAGATGCTTGACCGCAGGCAGTTTTTCCTCGCCCACGTTGCCGAGGTCGTCCGAGAGCGTGTCTACGGCCGTGAGCGCCACCAGCCCTATGAACAGGGCTATCAGGGCGGATACGAGAAATCCGCCGAGCAGTTTCACCGATAGTTTGAGGTTCTTCATGATCGCGTCTCCTGACTCTGGGGGATTACGGTTTGCCGATCGCCGACAGTCGGCTCCCGGCTCTGTATGGGCTGGACGGCCCGGGCTTCCGGGCTCGGGCAGGAATGGAAAAGCCGGGCGCGGGGGTTGCGCCCGGCTGCAAAACGCGGATAAGGACACTGGATATGTCCAACCGCTTCAGCCTGTTTCCGTTCATGCTTGTCCTTGGCCTCGTGGTCTGGGGCTTGTGCGTGATTGAGCCGGCCTCGGCTGGCGAGTTCGGATTCGGCACGGAAATGCATGTCGTTGTCGAAGCCGCCAACCTGCGTGCGGCTCCGGGCAGGAATGCGGGCAAGGTGGCGACGCTGGAACGCAACGCCTCCGTGATCCTGCTGGAATCCCGCGGCGCATGGCTCAGGGTGGCGTCCGTCACCAACCTTCAGGGCTGGGTTCGCCGGGATCTGGTGTCGGAGCGGCATCTGGTTCTGCTGCTGAAGGAACGGACAATGCTGCTGATGTGCGGCGAGGTTGCGGAAGCGGAGATTTCGGTGCGCGACTGCGGGGGATTGGTGCGTCCGGCACGTTATTTTGCCCGGCCGGACGAGCGGGGCGGATTCGTGCTGGATCGGATTCCCGCGGAATGGCGCGATCTTCTGTCTTCGGGCCGGATAACCTATGCGGAGTATGCCGGACTCGTGACCGGAACGCGTGGCAATGCGCCCGGGGGCCCGGCCCGGCTGTCCGGGACGCGGTGCGCGCGTGGGGTCGAGGTCTTGGCCAGCCCTCTTGCCCGGCTTCGCAGGCTGCTGCCCAAAGGGGCTCGGCTCGATGCATACGCGTCCGAAGCCGAGTATCTTGCCCTGAATGAGAATGGAGCCCTTGGCGCGGCCATGCAGGCCGGAAGCGAAGTCCAGCTTTGTTCGCCTGCCGCAGGCGTGCGCCCGGGCTGGATGCTTCCGCATCTGGCGTATCCGGGCGGGGACATACAGCCGGATTTCGCCAATTCCGCGGATGTGGTGGTCCGGGCCGTGCGGCATGCCGGACTGGACCTTCAGGCCCTTGTGCATGAGGACTACCTGCGTTTTCCGGATCGATATGCCGGAGTGCGCACCGGGGACATGGCCGCCATGCACCGCAATCCCGAGGCGCTGCGCATCTGGCTGAAGCAGCATGCCCTGTCCCTGCCCGTGGATGCCGGGCTTGATCCTCTCGGGTTCGAGCCCGGAGACATCGTGACACTGGACTCCGGCCTTGGGCCGACGCGCGGCACCGATCGCGTCGGCGTGGTCGCGGAAACGTGCAATCCCGCCGGGGTTCCGCTGCTGGTCACGGTGTGGGACATGGGCCAGAACGTGGGCTTGCGCGACGTGCTCGGACGGCGGCATCCCCGGACAACCGGTCATTTCCGGCTGCTGCATCTCTTCGACTACAAGTAGATTTCGCGCACGGCCCGTCGCCTTTCCCGGCCCCGGCTTTCGGTTGGTGGAACAAAAGCGGTGCGGGTCGCATGCACAATACATATGCTCGCGTACAGGCGCGCAGGAAAAGACGTTTCGCAGCATCAGATTTCGTATGAACAAGTGTCGATGTTTTCAGAAGTCCGAACCGCAGTTGCCGATCGGATCGGGTCGATTTCGATTCCAGTCGAGAATGATAACTTGGTTAACAAACGTTATTCGAACGTATAGCATGATTGGCTCCGGAGTCCATCCTTTTCATTGGGTGTCCGATATTTTGCCGGAGGCCTTTCGCGGCAGCCCCTCTGGCTGGCCGGGAAATCGGGCCTGACGAGCGGCTGCGCACGGGCGCTCCGGCCTGTCCCGCCTTGCGCTTGGTCCGCAAACCGGATACGGGACGGTATTCCTGAAACCATTGGAGAACCGTGTGACCGATACTGCCGATTTCCTGTCTCCCGAGGCCATTGTTCAGGCTGTGCGCGCCATCGAGGCCGACAGCCCGTTGTCCGTGGAAGTGCTGTGCATGGCCGTGATGCTTGCGCCCGAACCGCTGCCTCTGGATTTCGCCCTGACACTGGACGGAGCCTCGCACAACCCCGCACTGCTCAATCCTGCGGCTGCGATCTTTGCCGTGGCCGCCACGCTGGACCCGGTCCTGAACAGCGGATTCATGGAACAGGATCTGGCCACTGACACCCTGAGCGTGCCCGGGCATGTCCGGCGGGCATTGCGCGAGAGCATGACCCCGGAACAGGCTCGGGATTGGGCTTCCAGAGCCATGTATGCCCTGAATCTGGTCCTGCCGGACGTGGATCAGGAAATCTGGGATCGCGTGGATTTTCTGCTGCCGCACGTGCGAGCCTGCGCCGATCTGGTGCGTGAACTCGGGGTGAACACGGCTGCGGCCAATCGCGTCCTGCACCAGACCGGGTATGCCCTGCACATGCAGGATCGCAACGAGGAGGCCGTGCCGTTCGTGGAGGCCGCCCTGAACGTGGACGTGGCGGTCAAGGGCGAAATGCACCCGGAGATTGCCGGGGACTACGAAGGACTGGGCATGGTCTGTCTGGCCGCCGGTCTTTTGGAAAAGGCGGCCGGGGCGCTGGAACGGAGTCTGCAAGTCTACGAGGCCGTGTTCACCGAGAACAATCCGGCCATGGCCCCGGTGCTGAACATGCTGGGCGTGGTGCGCATGCGTCTTGGCGAATTCGATGCCGCTGCCCGCTGTCTGGAGCGGTGTCGCGTCGTTCTGGAGGCCGGAGCCCCGGACGATCCGGCTCTGGCCACCTGTCTGACCAACCTCGCCCATGCCCGGGAGGCGCTGGGTCAGCAAGCCGAGGCCCGTGTTCTGGCTGAAGCCGCGCTGCCCCTGATGGAGGACCTTGCCGGGCCGGAAAGCCCGGTGCTTCTGGAACTTCTGTACCTGCTCGCCCGGTTGCATCTGGCCAATGGCGACGCGGACAGGGCGGAACAGGCGCATGACCGCGCCGTGCGCGTGGCCACCGGGGCATTTGGTCCGGACACGGTCATGACGAGTCGCGCCCTGTGCCTGCGGGGACTTTTTCTGGACACGGTCGGCCGCCGCGACGAAGCGCTTGAAGGCTTCCGGGGCGGGCTTGCCGTGTTGCAGGGCGAGCTTTCCCTTGGACCGGACACGCCGGACGAGGCGCTGGACCTGTGCGTGGATCTGCTGGAGCGTGTACGTGACCATGACGGCCTGCGCGAACTGGCGCACGCGGCCCTGCATCAGGTGGTTTCCCGGTAGAAGAGCGGTTTTCCCCTGATCGGCTCTGCTGTTGAAACTGGCCCGCCTCCTTCACGTGCTGTCGTGTCGGACGCGGGCTTTTTGATGCCCTGTTTTTCGCCGTGGACCCAGACCGCGTTCCCAACCTGCTGACATCATTTGTCAAAACGAGATTCTCGGCTATCGATTCCGGTATTGACTGCCAGGTTCTGTTTTGCTATTTTGCCAAATAGCCAATCGGTTGAGGCGAAGACAGCCATGGAGGCGACATGAAGACCCTGAACACGAGGGAACGGAATTCGGCTCGGGCCGAAGTTTTCAAGGCGCTGGGGCATCCGGCGCGAATGGTCATGGTGGATGCCCTGTGCCGTGACGAAATGTGCGTGTGCGATCTGCGCGACCTTGTTGATCTGGACATGTCCACAGTGTCCAAGCATCTGTCCGTGCTGAAGAATGCGGGCGTGGTGGCTTCGCGCAAGCAGGGCAACTGGGCGTGGTATCGGCTGGAAATGCCGTGCGTGATCAAGTTTCTCGAATGTCTGGATGCAACGCTGGACAAGCGGGTGCGGCCCGCAGAGGATGGAATATGAAGGATTTGAAGATGGCCCCTCAGGAGCCGTGCGACTGCGCGAGCGGGAAAAAGCGGAAAAAGGTCAGGAAGCCGAGTGCATGGGACTCGTCGCTGGGCAGGAAGCTGAACGTGCTGGCCGCCGGACTGATGGTCTGGTTCGTGGTCTATTACCAGCTCCCGGCCTTTGCCTCGTGGGTCACTGTGGACCTGTTCGGGCTGGTCCCGACCACGCATCTGGGCGAGGCCGTGCGCTTTTTCGTCTATGACACGCCCAAGGTGCTCATGCTGCTGGTGCTCATCGTGTTTTTCGTGGGCGTGCTGCGTTCCTTTTTCACACCGGAGCGCACCCGGCAGCTTCTGGCCGGGCGGCGCGAGCTGGCGGGCAATTCCCTTGCCGCGCTGCTGGGCGTGGCCACGCCGTTCTGTTCGTGTTCGGCCGTGCCTCTGTTCGTGGGATTCGTGACTGCGGGCGTGCCCCTTGGCGTGACCTTTTCCTTTCTGATTTCCGCGCCCATGGTCAACGAGGTGGCCCTTGTCCTGCTCTACGGCCTGTTCGGCTGGAAGGTCGCGGCCCTGTATGTGGGCATGGGCCTGCTCATCGCCATTGTGGCTGGCTGGGTCATCGGTCGCATGAACATGGAAAAGCATCTTCAGCCGTGGGTGCGCAATCAGCTCGCCATGGGCGGCGCGCCTGCCCGGCAGGACATGACGTGGCCCGAACGCATCGACTCGGGCTACGAGGCCGTGCGCGACATTCTGGGCAAGGTCTGGCTGTACGTGGTGATCGGCATCGGCATCGGCGCGGCCATTCACGGCTATGTGCCCGAGGATTTCATGGCCGGCATCATGGGCAGGGGCGCATGGTGGGCCGTGCCTCTGGCCGTGGTCATGGGCATTCCCATGTACACCAATGCCGCAGGCATCGTGCCCGTGATCCACGCCCTGATCGGCAAGGGCGCCGCGCTCGGGTCGGCACTGGCCTTCATGATGTCGGTCATTGCCCTGTCCCTGCCCGAAATGATGATCCTGAAGCGGGTGCTCATGCCCCGGCTGCTGCTGGTCTTTGTCGGCGTGGTCGGCTGCGGCATATTGATCGTGGGATATTTGTTCAACGCGCTCTTGTAACAACGGCCGCCGTCTGCCACTATGCGGACGGCGGCGTTTTCCTGTCCGGTCATGTGATCATGTGGGCAATCATGCAACTGTAAAGGAGGACCATATGGCTGGAGACCCGAAATTCGCAAAACTCATTTTCAGCTGTTCCGGTTGCGCGGACGTGGGCGAGATCGCGGACCAGACCGCGCGCAGACTGACCCGCGACGGAGTGGGCAGGATGTTCTGCCTCGCGTCCATGGCCGCAGGCATTGAAAAGAAGATCAAGATTGCTCAGGACGCGGACAAGGTGCTGGTGATGGACGGCTGTCCTCTGGATTGCGCCAGCAAGACCCTTGCCGCTGCGGACATTCCCTGGACCGCGCGACTGCGCATGACCGATCAGGGATTCGACAAGGGCGAATCCCCGGCCACGCCGGAGCGCATCGACCTTGCCGCGGACATCGCGCGCAAGGCGTTTGAAAGCTGATTTCCTTCGGGCGGCGCAAACCTTTTCGGGATGCGCCGCTTTTTTCTATTTCACCACCAGCACGGAATTGGCGGCGTGTTCGGCCACGGCATGGGCAACGCATGCCGTGCGCGCGAACCACGGCTTGTCCGATTCGCCCACCACGAT
Above is a window of Pseudodesulfovibrio tunisiensis DNA encoding:
- a CDS encoding ArsR/SmtB family transcription factor — encoded protein: MKTLNTRERNSARAEVFKALGHPARMVMVDALCRDEMCVCDLRDLVDLDMSTVSKHLSVLKNAGVVASRKQGNWAWYRLEMPCVIKFLECLDATLDKRVRPAEDGI
- a CDS encoding putative zinc-binding protein, giving the protein MAGDPKFAKLIFSCSGCADVGEIADQTARRLTRDGVGRMFCLASMAAGIEKKIKIAQDADKVLVMDGCPLDCASKTLAAADIPWTARLRMTDQGFDKGESPATPERIDLAADIARKAFES
- a CDS encoding DUF1287 domain-containing protein; the encoded protein is MSNRFSLFPFMLVLGLVVWGLCVIEPASAGEFGFGTEMHVVVEAANLRAAPGRNAGKVATLERNASVILLESRGAWLRVASVTNLQGWVRRDLVSERHLVLLLKERTMLLMCGEVAEAEISVRDCGGLVRPARYFARPDERGGFVLDRIPAEWRDLLSSGRITYAEYAGLVTGTRGNAPGGPARLSGTRCARGVEVLASPLARLRRLLPKGARLDAYASEAEYLALNENGALGAAMQAGSEVQLCSPAAGVRPGWMLPHLAYPGGDIQPDFANSADVVVRAVRHAGLDLQALVHEDYLRFPDRYAGVRTGDMAAMHRNPEALRIWLKQHALSLPVDAGLDPLGFEPGDIVTLDSGLGPTRGTDRVGVVAETCNPAGVPLLVTVWDMGQNVGLRDVLGRRHPRTTGHFRLLHLFDYK
- a CDS encoding permease; its protein translation is MKDLKMAPQEPCDCASGKKRKKVRKPSAWDSSLGRKLNVLAAGLMVWFVVYYQLPAFASWVTVDLFGLVPTTHLGEAVRFFVYDTPKVLMLLVLIVFFVGVLRSFFTPERTRQLLAGRRELAGNSLAALLGVATPFCSCSAVPLFVGFVTAGVPLGVTFSFLISAPMVNEVALVLLYGLFGWKVAALYVGMGLLIAIVAGWVIGRMNMEKHLQPWVRNQLAMGGAPARQDMTWPERIDSGYEAVRDILGKVWLYVVIGIGIGAAIHGYVPEDFMAGIMGRGAWWAVPLAVVMGIPMYTNAAGIVPVIHALIGKGAALGSALAFMMSVIALSLPEMMILKRVLMPRLLLVFVGVVGCGILIVGYLFNALL
- a CDS encoding methyl-accepting chemotaxis protein — its product is MKNLKLSVKLLGGFLVSALIALFIGLVALTAVDTLSDDLGNVGEEKLPAVKHLGVIKAELRLLNQSLRTLMSPDLDEATRERQYHAIDQARQHYADSVAAYRLLPRTEEENRLFDAFQATVKAGITANDRAVALSREIESAGILNPYRMMSNLAAFERDHYALEAQTLDLVDTGMEFSGGTNAKTCPFGKWLQTFTTSNPVLRAELQSIVFPHERFHQAVRNIKEAMELGQDEMAHALIREELQPATENIFSKFKELHEHAAKSQALFTEMISLLMGDSATRTSEALKSIDALIQANDVLVRQTLDKAEANAGTASIATISGVIIGVFLALGLGFLLTRAITRPIFKAVSFAQSMSEGDFSRELEIRQKDEIGILADSLNDMVLRLRQVVAEVQSATDNVSAGSEELSSASQAVSQGATEQAASIEEVSASMEQMASNINQNAENAQQTEKLAASAAEDARNGGDAVAQTVDAMKNIAEKISIIEEIARQTNLLALNAAIEAARAGEHGKGFAVVAAEVRKLAERSGTAAAEISDMSVSSVQVADKAGQMLARLVPDITRTAELVQDITAASAEQNAGAEQINKAIQDLDTIIQQNASASEEMASTSEELSAQSETLQQTLGFFHTGNGDQSRALPESSPRPSKSRVVSRPRQQALAQPKKVTPTPPPSSDGINIDLEDEEFERF
- a CDS encoding tetratricopeptide repeat protein, producing the protein MTDTADFLSPEAIVQAVRAIEADSPLSVEVLCMAVMLAPEPLPLDFALTLDGASHNPALLNPAAAIFAVAATLDPVLNSGFMEQDLATDTLSVPGHVRRALRESMTPEQARDWASRAMYALNLVLPDVDQEIWDRVDFLLPHVRACADLVRELGVNTAAANRVLHQTGYALHMQDRNEEAVPFVEAALNVDVAVKGEMHPEIAGDYEGLGMVCLAAGLLEKAAGALERSLQVYEAVFTENNPAMAPVLNMLGVVRMRLGEFDAAARCLERCRVVLEAGAPDDPALATCLTNLAHAREALGQQAEARVLAEAALPLMEDLAGPESPVLLELLYLLARLHLANGDADRAEQAHDRAVRVATGAFGPDTVMTSRALCLRGLFLDTVGRRDEALEGFRGGLAVLQGELSLGPDTPDEALDLCVDLLERVRDHDGLRELAHAALHQVVSR